Proteins from a genomic interval of Fundulus heteroclitus isolate FHET01 chromosome 21, MU-UCD_Fhet_4.1, whole genome shotgun sequence:
- the zic4 gene encoding zinc finger protein ZIC 4 isoform X2, protein MSVDALGSPVMDPAFSKRNTALRLVDLAGAHHHHHHHHHTPQSVTGFPGFGSHPHSMAHSHPGEITAEPRLGPSPFGPEHMGHSAALKISPAHHYPHHHHHHHNHHMAGHSEVVSSQTGAFGPVQPTSVPYSMPHTAQALSAGSYPGHYGHHPDAGNHAALFSGLHHEQPSSGSPGGQALNGQIRLGLPGEMYVRSDHLSQVASCRADPFSASPLHGYGGLNLNMNLGAHPHPHHHHHHHPHHHHGGPGAFFRYMRQPIKQELICKWLEPEHSPSKLCSKTYSTMHELVTHVTVEHVGGPEQANHICFWEECPREGKPFKAKYKLVNHIRVHTGEKPFPCPFPGCGKVFARSENLKIHKRTHTGEKPFKCEFDGCDRRFANSSDRKKHSHVHTSDKPYNCKVRGCDKSYTHPSSLRKHMKVHCKSPPPSSGYESSTPSLVSPSSDLGREPAGGPSVLSEPPVGASQQQQPANLSEWYVCHSSGASGGQTPPSGHSTPDPSEEPPYRNPQPRDAF, encoded by the exons atGAGCGTGGATGCTTTGGGAAGCCCCGTGATGGACCCTGCGTTTTCCAAACGGAACACGGCGCTGAGATTAGTTGACTTGGCAGGGgctcaccaccatcaccatcatcaccaccatACCCCTCAGAGCGTGACAGGCTTCCCGGGGTTCGGCAGCCATCCACACTCAATGGCTCACTCGCACCCTGGGGAGATTACTGCGGAACCCCGCCTGGGGCCGAGTCCATTCGGGCCAGAACACATGGGGCACTCCGCGGCCCTCAAAATCAGCCCAGCCCATCATTATccccaccaccatcaccaccaccacaatCATCATATGGCAGGCCACAGTGAAGTGGTCTCCAGTCAAACGGGAGCTTTTGGCCCGGTTCAGCCGACGTCGGTGCCCTATTCCATGCCCCACACGGCCCAGGCTCTATCCGCAG GTAGCTATCCCGGACACTATGGTCACCACCCTGACGCGGGGAACCACGCCGCCCTGTTCTCCGGACTTCACCACGAGCAGCCTTCCAGCGGATCACCGGGTGGCCAGGCGCTGAATGGACAAATAAGGTTAGGACTACCTGGAGAAATGTACGTTCGGTCTGATCACTTGAGTCAAGTAGCAAGCTGCAGGGCTGATCCCTTCTCCGCCTCGCCTCTGCACGGCTACGGCGGTCTGAATCTGAACATGAATCTCGGCgctcacccccacccccaccaccaccaccaccaccacccgcATCACCACCACGGAGGACCCGGGGCTTTTTTCCGCTACATGAGGCAGCCGATAAAGCAAGAGCTGATTTGCAAATGGCTGGAGCCGGAGCACTCGCCCAGCAAACTCTGCTCCAAAACTTACAGCACCATGCACGAGCTCGTCACGCATGTGACGGTGGAGCACGTCGGAGGACCCGAGCAGGCGAACCACATATGCTTTTGGGAAGAGTGTCCGAGGGAAGGCAAGCCGTTTAAGGCGAAGTACAAGCTGGTGAATCACATTCGAGTGCACACGGGGGAGAAACCTTTTCCGTGCCCCTTCCCCGGCTGCGGGAAAGTGTTCGCCAGGTCCGAGAATCTAAAAATCCACAAAAGGACGCACACAG GTGAGAAACCCTTCAAGTGTGAGTTTGACGGCTGCGACAGACGCTTTGCCAACAGCAGCGACCGAAAGAAGCACTCCCACGTGCACACCAGCGACAAGCCCTACAACTGCAAAGTCCGGGGCTGCGACAAGTCCTACACACACCCCAGCTCCCTGCGGAAGCACATGAAGGTGCACTGCAAGTCCCCCCCGCCCAGCTCAGGCTACGAGTCCTCCACACCCTCCCTGGTGTCCCCCTCCTCGGACTTGGGCCGGGAGCCAGCCGGGGGCCCCTCGGTGCTGTCAGAGCCGCCGGTGGGGGcctctcagcagcagcagccagcgaATTTGAGCGAGTGGTACGTGTGCCACAGCTCAGGAGCGAGCGGTGGCCAGACACCACCCAGCGGCCACTCCACACCCGACCCTTCAGAGGAACCCCCTTACAGGAACCCCCAACCCCGGGACGCGTTCTGA
- the zic1 gene encoding zinc finger protein ZIC 1: protein MLLDAGPQYPTIGVTTFGSSRHHSTGEVAEREVALGINPFADGMGAFKINHSSHDIGSGQTAFSSQAPGYAAAAALGHHHHPTHVGSYSTAAFNSTRDFLFRNRGFGDAAGAQHSLFASGSFAGPHGHSDAAGHLLFPGLHEQAASHASSNVVNSQMRLGFSGDVYGRADQYGHVTSPRSDHYASTQLHGYGPMNMNMAAHHGAGAFFRYMRQPIKQELICKWIEPEQLTNPKKSCNKTFSTMHELVTHLTVEHVGGPEQTNHVCFWEDCSREGKPFKAKYKLVNHIRVHTGEKPFPCPFPGCGKVFARSENLKIHKRTHTGEKPFKCEFDGCDRRFANSSDRKKHMHVHTSDKPYLCKMCDKSYTHPSSLRKHMKVHESTNPGSQPSPAASSGYESSTPPTIVSPSTENQSSSSISPAASAVHHTASHSTLSSNFNEWYV, encoded by the exons ATGCTCTTGGACGCAGGACCGCAGTATCCCACCATAGGAGTCACTACTTTCGGCTCCTCTCGGCATCACTCAACAGGAGAGGTGGCGGAGCGGGAAGTGGCGCTGGGGATCAACCCGTTCGCGGACGGCATGGGCGCGTTCAAGATCAACCACAGCTCCCACGACATCGGCTCCGGGCAGACGGCGTTCTCTTCCCAGGCACCGGGCTACGCGGCGGCGGCCGCCTTaggacaccaccaccacccgaCCCACGTTGGCTCTTACTCCACGGCGGCATTCAACTCCACCAGGGACTTTCTCTTCAGAAATCGGGGCTTCGGGGACGCGGCCGGCGCGCAGCACAGCCTGTTCGCCTCCGGCAGCTTTGCGGGGCCGCACGGACACTCGGACGCCGCGGGGCACTTGCTCTTCCCGGGGCTCCACGAGCAGGCGGCGAGCCACGCGTCCTCCAATGTGGTGAACAGCCAAATGCGGCTGGGCTTCTCGGGGGACGTGTACGGCCGGGCCGACCAGTACGGCCATGTAACGAGCCCGCGTTCCGACCACTACGCGTCCACGCAGCTGCACGGCTACGGCCCCATGAACATGAATATGGCTGCGCACCACGGAGCGGGGGCCTTTTTCCGCTACATGAGGCAGCCCATCAAGCAGGAGCTCATCTGCAAGTGGATCGAGCCGGAGCAGCTGACGAACCCCAAAAAGTCGTGTAACAAAACTTTCAGCACCATGCACGAGCTGGTGACCCACCTCACAGTGGAGCACGTGGGGGGGCCAGAGCAGACGAACCACGTCTGCTTCTGGGAGGACTGCTCCAGAGAGGGGAAGCCCTTCAAAGCCAAATACAAACTTGTAAATCACATCAGAGTGCACACCGGAGAAAAGCCCTTTCCGTGCCCGTTCCCCGGCTGCGGCAAAGTGTTTGCGCGATCGGAAAACCTAAAAATTCACAAAAGGACTCACACCG gtgagaagccttttaaGTGCGAGTTCGACGGCTGCGACAGGAGGTTTGCAAACAGCAGCGACCGCAAGAAACACATGCATGTCCACACGTCGGACAAGCCATATCTGTGCAAAATGTGCGACAAGTCGTACACGCACCCCAGCTCCCTTCGAAAACACATGAAG GTCCACGAATCCACCAACCCCGGATCGCAGCCTTCCCCAGCGGCCAGTTCAGGGTACGAGTCCTCCACGCCTCCCACCATCGTGTCACCGTCCACAGAGAACCAGAGCAGCAGCTCCATATCACCAGCAGCTTCAGCAGTCCACCACACAGCCAGCCACAGCACGCTGTCGTCAAATTTCAATGAATGGTACgtgtaa
- the zic4 gene encoding zinc finger protein ZIC 4 isoform X1, with product MSVDALGSPVMDPAFSKRNTALRLVDLAGAHHHHHHHHHTPQSVTGFPGFGSHPHSMAHSHPGEITAEPRLGPSPFGPEHMGHSAALKISPAHHYPHHHHHHHNHHMAGHSEVVSSQTGAFGPVQPTSVPYSMPHTAQALSAGRDFLLRRDLTAQAMPVLTDQTAGSASHHGMFVSTTGSYPGHYGHHPDAGNHAALFSGLHHEQPSSGSPGGQALNGQIRLGLPGEMYVRSDHLSQVASCRADPFSASPLHGYGGLNLNMNLGAHPHPHHHHHHHPHHHHGGPGAFFRYMRQPIKQELICKWLEPEHSPSKLCSKTYSTMHELVTHVTVEHVGGPEQANHICFWEECPREGKPFKAKYKLVNHIRVHTGEKPFPCPFPGCGKVFARSENLKIHKRTHTGEKPFKCEFDGCDRRFANSSDRKKHSHVHTSDKPYNCKVRGCDKSYTHPSSLRKHMKVHCKSPPPSSGYESSTPSLVSPSSDLGREPAGGPSVLSEPPVGASQQQQPANLSEWYVCHSSGASGGQTPPSGHSTPDPSEEPPYRNPQPRDAF from the exons atGAGCGTGGATGCTTTGGGAAGCCCCGTGATGGACCCTGCGTTTTCCAAACGGAACACGGCGCTGAGATTAGTTGACTTGGCAGGGgctcaccaccatcaccatcatcaccaccatACCCCTCAGAGCGTGACAGGCTTCCCGGGGTTCGGCAGCCATCCACACTCAATGGCTCACTCGCACCCTGGGGAGATTACTGCGGAACCCCGCCTGGGGCCGAGTCCATTCGGGCCAGAACACATGGGGCACTCCGCGGCCCTCAAAATCAGCCCAGCCCATCATTATccccaccaccatcaccaccaccacaatCATCATATGGCAGGCCACAGTGAAGTGGTCTCCAGTCAAACGGGAGCTTTTGGCCCGGTTCAGCCGACGTCGGTGCCCTATTCCATGCCCCACACGGCCCAGGCTCTATCCGCAGGTAGGGATTTTCTCCTCCGGCGAGATCTGACGGCTCAAGCCATGCCAGTACTGACCGACCAGACTGCCGGTTCAGCCTCTCACCACGGAATGTTTGTCTCAACAACAGGTAGCTATCCCGGACACTATGGTCACCACCCTGACGCGGGGAACCACGCCGCCCTGTTCTCCGGACTTCACCACGAGCAGCCTTCCAGCGGATCACCGGGTGGCCAGGCGCTGAATGGACAAATAAGGTTAGGACTACCTGGAGAAATGTACGTTCGGTCTGATCACTTGAGTCAAGTAGCAAGCTGCAGGGCTGATCCCTTCTCCGCCTCGCCTCTGCACGGCTACGGCGGTCTGAATCTGAACATGAATCTCGGCgctcacccccacccccaccaccaccaccaccaccacccgcATCACCACCACGGAGGACCCGGGGCTTTTTTCCGCTACATGAGGCAGCCGATAAAGCAAGAGCTGATTTGCAAATGGCTGGAGCCGGAGCACTCGCCCAGCAAACTCTGCTCCAAAACTTACAGCACCATGCACGAGCTCGTCACGCATGTGACGGTGGAGCACGTCGGAGGACCCGAGCAGGCGAACCACATATGCTTTTGGGAAGAGTGTCCGAGGGAAGGCAAGCCGTTTAAGGCGAAGTACAAGCTGGTGAATCACATTCGAGTGCACACGGGGGAGAAACCTTTTCCGTGCCCCTTCCCCGGCTGCGGGAAAGTGTTCGCCAGGTCCGAGAATCTAAAAATCCACAAAAGGACGCACACAG GTGAGAAACCCTTCAAGTGTGAGTTTGACGGCTGCGACAGACGCTTTGCCAACAGCAGCGACCGAAAGAAGCACTCCCACGTGCACACCAGCGACAAGCCCTACAACTGCAAAGTCCGGGGCTGCGACAAGTCCTACACACACCCCAGCTCCCTGCGGAAGCACATGAAGGTGCACTGCAAGTCCCCCCCGCCCAGCTCAGGCTACGAGTCCTCCACACCCTCCCTGGTGTCCCCCTCCTCGGACTTGGGCCGGGAGCCAGCCGGGGGCCCCTCGGTGCTGTCAGAGCCGCCGGTGGGGGcctctcagcagcagcagccagcgaATTTGAGCGAGTGGTACGTGTGCCACAGCTCAGGAGCGAGCGGTGGCCAGACACCACCCAGCGGCCACTCCACACCCGACCCTTCAGAGGAACCCCCTTACAGGAACCCCCAACCCCGGGACGCGTTCTGA